TATTTGTGTTTACCTGATCTTGTCTCTTTCCATTTTATGCAGATTAAGTACAGCAATGTAATATGATTTTATGGTAGTGAACAAAACTACATGCCTCCATGTTGGGAATGCTTTCTTAAGGCTTCCTTCTATGCTCCAGACTTGCAAGTTATTAACGTGGAGCATTTAGGTCTGTGTTGCTACAGCAACAGATCACAACCTGCTTGAGAATATGAATTTCTGGCTTCTCTCAGTCCTTTGAGAGTATTTTCcaaaattgtaaaattgttttattCCTAACTGGTCTGAAACGCCACGATGGTTTATAAATATCTATTCCAGGAAACAGGAATGAAGAATTGAATCCCTCATAGATTACAATGGAGGTTTCTTAATGGATTAAACATTTCAGATCACAATGTGTAAATGAATTGGAGATATCGTATTACACAATGAAACTGATTGatattgattatttttttctaTTGTTTTATAGGTACCAGATCCACACAGGACTTCAGCACTCAATCATCAGGGCTGGGCAGCCTAACTGTATACCCCTTGCTAATGTAACACTACCTCAAAAACTTCAAGAAGCTGGTTATTCAACGCATATGATTGGAAAATGGCATCTAGGGTTTTACAAAAAGGAGTGCCTGCCTACGCGAAAAGGATTTGATACATTTTTTGGGTCACTTACAGGCAGTGGTGATTATTACACCCATGAAATGTGCGATGGGCCTAAGAATTGTGGCTATGACTTACATAAGGATGAAAATGTGGCGTGGGAGTACAGAGCTCACTCTTATTCCACTTTCCTGTATACACAAAAAACAGTGGAAATTTTAGCATCTCACAATCCTAAGGAGCCAATCTTTCTGTACATTGCATTTCAAGCTGTACACACACCTCTGCAGGTACCCAAAAAGTACCTGGGCCGGTACATGTCAATTGACAATGTAGGCCGGCGGAGATATGCTGCTATGGTAACATGTTTGGATGAAGCAGTAAATAAGGTTACAAAGGCATTGAAAATATACGGTTACTATAACAACAGCGTAATAATCTACTCCTCAGACAATGGAGGGCAACCACTAGCTGGGGGGAGCAACTGGCCGCTTCGTGGTCGGAAAGGTACTTACTGGGAGGGAGGAATTCGCGGTATTGGCTTTGTGCACAGTCCTCTGATAAAAAACAAGGGGAGTGTAAGTCGGGGATTGATGCACATCACAGACTGGTACCCTACTCTAGTGACACTGGCAGAGGGAGAACTTGAGGAGAATTTGTATCTTGATGGATACGATATATGGGAGACAATCAGTGAAGGTAAACCTTCTCCACGGACTGATATACTACATAACATTGATCCCCTTTACACACGTGTTAAAACCAGATCACCTCATGATGGATTTGGAATTTGGGACACAGCAATCCAAGCGGCAATCCGAGTTAAAGACTGGAAATTACTGACAGGGAATCCAGGTTTCAGTGACTGGATCCCACCTCAAACGTTCCCAAATTTTGGCGGGAAATGGTGGAATCTTGAAAGAGTATTATGGGC
The DNA window shown above is from Heptranchias perlo isolate sHepPer1 chromosome 1, sHepPer1.hap1, whole genome shotgun sequence and carries:
- the LOC137325815 gene encoding arylsulfatase J-like — encoded protein: MFGALAGFSVASLLTFGYLSWDWLEPGLEDPSLQDPLVDSVSPSKPHIIFILADDQGFHDVGYHGSEIHTPTLDRLAAQGVKLENYYIQPICSPSRSQLITGRYQIHTGLQHSIIRAGQPNCIPLANVTLPQKLQEAGYSTHMIGKWHLGFYKKECLPTRKGFDTFFGSLTGSGDYYTHEMCDGPKNCGYDLHKDENVAWEYRAHSYSTFLYTQKTVEILASHNPKEPIFLYIAFQAVHTPLQVPKKYLGRYMSIDNVGRRRYAAMVTCLDEAVNKVTKALKIYGYYNNSVIIYSSDNGGQPLAGGSNWPLRGRKGTYWEGGIRGIGFVHSPLIKNKGSVSRGLMHITDWYPTLVTLAEGELEENLYLDGYDIWETISEGKPSPRTDILHNIDPLYTRVKTRSPHDGFGIWDTAIQAAIRVKDWKLLTGNPGFSDWIPPQTFPNFGGKWWNLERVLWAKGKSVWLFNITADPYERVDLSQQYPEVVKKLLLRLAHYNKTAVPVKYPPKDPRSNPNINGGAWVPWDNGDEEENNLINSNARERPCNICNTKLRFKKPVWG